Genomic DNA from Desulfuromonas versatilis:
CTACCGCCCCGGCAGCGAGGTGGCTCTGGCCAATGCTCTGTCCCGCATCCTGCTCGACAAGGGACTGGCCGACGAGGGTTTCCTCGCACGCTATCTGAACAATCTCGATGAGCTCAAGCAGCATCTGCAGGGGATCGATCTCGCCGAGGCCGCCGCGGCCACCGGCCTGAGCCTCGGGAACCTGGAGGAGGCCGCCCTCTACCTGGGACAGGCCGATTCGGTGGCGGTGGTTTTCGGTGGGGACATCACCCGCAGCGTGGGGGCCGAGCAGAAGGTGCTCGCCATCGCCAACCTGGCCATGGTCTGCGGCGCCCTGCACGGCGACGTCGGGGGCCTTTTCCCGGTAGACGAAAAAGGCAACATGCAGGGGCTGCTCGACATGGGGGTGCGTCCCGAGGCCCTGCCCGGACACCAGGATTACGAGGCCGCACGGGGGCGCTTCGAGCAGGCATGGAAGGTCCAGCTCCCCAAGGGCGGACTGGATGCCCAGGGGATTCTCGAGGGGATCGAGAAAGGGGAGATCAAGCTGCTTTACCTGGCGGCGGTCAACCCGCTGGTCTCCTTCCCGGAAAGCGGCCGCTGGCGCCAGGCGCTGCAAAAAGTCGACTGCCTGGTGGTGCAGGACATTCTCGCCTCGGAGCTGACCGAGCTGGCCGACGTGGTGCTGCCGGGCACCTCATTCGCGGAAAAGAGCGGCAGCGTCACCTCCCTCGACCAGCGGGTCAGCTGCCTCGGCAAAGCCCTCGCGCCCCTCGGCGAGGCCCGGGAGGATTGGGATATCCTGACCGACCTCTACAACCGGGTCGCCTCCAGGAGCCGCCAGCTGAACCCCGAGGCGGTGCTTGCCGAGATCAAGGAGCTGGCTCCTCTTTATTCCGAGGTCTGTTTCGTCGGCCAGGGACGCTGCAAGCCCTGCCTGAAAGAGCCGTTCCGCCTCGAGGAAGCCGCCCTGACCTATTATCCCGCCCAGGGGGGCGAAGCGGCCGGCAAGGGGCTGGAGCTGCTGGCCGGCAAAATCCTCTTCCAATTCGGGACCACGTCCACCGCCGCCGACGGCTGCCTGGCCGTGGCTCCTGGCGGGTACATCGAGATGCACCCGGAGGACGCCTCGGCCTGCGGGGTCAAGGAGGGCGACGCGGTTACCCTGACCTCCAGCGTCGGTTCGGCCAAGGGGGCGGTGCGCATCAGCCAGCAAACCGCCAAGGGCCTGTTGTTTGCACCCTACCATTTTGCCGATCTCAACATTCAGCAGATCATCCCTGCCGGCCGCAACCGGGTGGCCGTCCAGGTAAGCAAGTCTTGACGGCGGAATGCCGGCTGACTTAATATCGAGGCGCCCGGAAGTGTTCCGGGCGCCTTTTTATTTTTCTCCGGGGGAGTGAGCATGGTGACCGTATTCTGCGATTACAAGGACAAGGTGGATTTCAACACCGAAAAGGCCAACAAGGTTTCGCTCGCCGAGACCGCGCATTCCCGCACCACGCTCTGGTGCCTGTTGCCGGGGCAGCATATTCATCCCCATGTTCATGCCGGTGACCATATCTGGGTGGTGCTCGAGGGCGGGGGGAATTTCCTCAGCGACGACGCCCCCGAAGCCATCGGCCCGGGGAAGGTCCTGGTGGTGCCGGCGGGAAAATCCCACGGGGTGGAAAACACCGGCAAGCAGGGGCTGATCTTCATCAGCGTCTCGGCTGGCTGATTTTCCCCTGCCGTAAGCAGAGGTCTTTCCCAGGCCCCCCGCGCGTCGGGGGGCCTTTTCAGTTCCGGGGCGGCTTGCCGCCGGGGACCCTGGCGGTGAACCTTCACCGGGTCCCCCCCCCGGAACCGGCCGCTGGGCGGCGCGAGCCGTTGGCGGTTGATTTTTCTGCGAATTCTGACCTAGTATTGGGTTTTTCCTATCGGATTTTCCCTCCAGGGAACGCCCCGCTGCAGGGCTGGGCCCGGGAGGCGGCTGCGCGGGAGGGAGTGCCCATGTTCGATATGTTCCAGCGTGAGCGACCCGCCCGGCCGGCCGGGACCCGGCGTTTTCCCCCGGCGCAGGGGCGCAAGCTCGGCACCTTTCTGGGGGTCTTCACTCCGACCATCCTGACCATTCTCGGGGTCATCATGTACCTGCGCTTCGGCTGGGTCGTGGGGCATGTCGGGCTGCTGAAGACCCTGCTTATCGTCGTCCTGGCCAACGCCATCACCATCATCACCTCCCTGTGCCTCTCCGCGGTGGCGACCAACAGTCGGGTCGGGGTCGGCGGCGCTTACTTCATTATCTCCCGCAGCCTGGGTCTGGAAATCGGCGGAGCCATCGGCCTGCCCCTGTTTCTCTCCCAGGCCTTTTCAGTCACCCTCTACGCCTTCGGCCTGGCCGAATCCCTGCGTTTCGTCTGGCCGGGGGTGCCGGTTCAGGCGGCCGCCTTTCTGATCATCCTGGCCGTGGGGGCCCTGGCCTTTCGCGGTGCCGGAGCCGCCCTGCGCTCCCAGCTGCCGATCATGGTGCTGATCGCCCTGTCCCTGCTGGCCCTGGCCGGCGGCGCCCTGTTTCACGAGACACCAGAGGCCGGGGCGCTGGTCGCGGCGTCGGGGGAGGTGGGGTTCTGGGCGGTATTCGCGGTCTTCTTCCCGGCGGTGACCGGCATCATGGCCGGTCTCAGTCTTTCCGGCGATCTGCAGGACCCCCGCCAGGCCATTCCGCGGGGGACTCTGCTGGCCACCCTGACCGGCTTCGGGGTCTATCTGGTGGTGCCGGTGCTGCTCGCCATGGGCAGCGACATCCAGAGCCTGCGCGAGGATCCGCTGGTCTGGACCAAAATTGCCGTTTTCGGCCCCTGGTTGGTGCTTCCCGGGCTGTGGGGGGCGATCTTCTCCTCGGCGGTCGGTTCCATGCTCGGCGCGCCGCGCACCCTGCAGGCCCTGGCCATGGACCACTTGGCGCCGCGCCAGCTGGCCACCCTGGCGGGCAAACAGCAGGAGCCGGTCCTGGGCCTGATCGTCACCCTGGCTCTGGCCCTCGGGGCGGTTTTTCTCGGCTCGCTGAACACCGTGGCCACGGTGGTGACCATGTTCTTTCTCACGGTCTACGGGACGGTGAACCTGGTCGCTGCCCTGGAAAAACTCTCGGGCAACCCCTCCTGGCGTCCCCGGGTGCAGGTGCACTGGGCGGTGAGTCTGGCCGGGGCGTTGGGCTGTTTTGCCGTCATGGTGCTGATCAACCTGCCGGCGAGCATCGCCGCGGTGGTCATCGAGCTGAGCCTCTGGCTGCTGCTCAAGCGCCGCGAGCGCAAGGAGGACTGGGGGGACGTGCGCCGCGACGTCTACGAGGCGATCATCCGCTGGGCGCTGGTCCGCCTGTCCAATCGGCCGATGACCGCGCGCAACTGGCGGCCGCACGTTCTGGCCTTCGTCGGCAACATCGAGCGACGGCTCGAGCTGGTGCGCTACGGCGCCTGGTTCAGCGAGGACCGCGGGGTGGTGACGGTGGCCGAGCTGGTGGTCGGCGACCTGCTCGACCTGGATCTCGACACCCACGAGCGCCAGCAGCAGATCGACGCCATCCTCAAGCGGGAGGGGATCGTCGCCTTCGGCGAGGTGGACGTGGTGCAGAACATCGAGCGGGGGATCGTGGCGGTGGCCCAGGCCAACGGCATCGCCGGCATCGAAAGCAACACCGTGCTGCTCGGCTGGCCCGACAGCCAGGAGCGGCTGGTGCATTTTCTGCGCGTCATCCGCCGGCTGCGCCGTCTGCACCAGTCGATGCTCATCGGCAAGGTGCAGCCCCTCGGCCCGAGCGAAGAGGGCAAGCCGCGGACCATCCACGTCTGGTGGGGAGGGCTGCAGCGCAACGGCGACCTGATGCTGCTGCTCGCCTACCTGCTCAGCCGCAACCCCGACTGGCGCGACGCCCACATCCACATCAAGAGCGTCGCCTCCAACCAGCTGATGAAGGAGAAGACCGAGGGGACCCTGGCCCGCCTGATCCCCGAGATCCGCATCAATGCCGAGATCGAGGTCATGGTCAAGCCGGAGGATGTCACGGTGGTGGACCTGATCCACCGCCAGAGCGCCGCGGCCGACCTGGTCTTTCTCGGCCTGGCCGCCCCCGAGCCGGGAGAAGAGGAGGAGTATGCGCGGCGCCTGGCCGAGCTGGCCGAGGGGCTGCCCTCCTTCTTCTTCGTCCACAACGGCAGCCTGTTCATCGGTGAGCTGGTCTCTCCCAAGTCCGCGGCCCCTCAGACAAACTGAGGAGTTGGGGAAGGCAGCAAGGTGGCCCCGGCGCGGGCCCTGTGGTACTCTGAAGCGATCCGCTACCCGGGGCGCGCCCCATCAACCCATTATTCAAGAGGGATCCCACAAATGGAAAACTATTACGATCCGGCCGATCTGCCCAAATTCGCCGAAATCGGCAAGGAGGCCCCGGAACTGGCCAAGAAGTTTTTCGACTACTACGGCCAGGTGTTCGCCGAGGGGGAGCTGACCGAGCGGGAGAAGGCGCTGATCGCCCTGGCGGTGGCCCACACCGTCCAGTGCCCTTACTGCATCGATGCCTACACCAGGGCCTGTCTGGAAAAGGGCTCCAACCTGGGGGAGATGACCGAGGCCCTGCACGTGGTCACCGCCATCCGCGGCGGGGCATCGCTGGTGCACGGTATGCAGATGCGGCGCATCGCCGAAAAAATCTCCATGTGAGCGGACGGGGACCAACAGCATGAAGCAAGAAGAACCCAGGCAGGAGCCTGCCGGCAGCCGAAGGTCGGATCTCCCTGCGCAGGATGGCGCTTTTTCGCAATCCCTGCAAGGCCATGGGCTGGAGCTGGTGCGGGGCGAGACCCACACCCTGCAGGTCAATGTCGGCCTGCTCTGCAACCAGGCCTGCCGCCATTGTCACCTCGAGGCGGGCCCGACACGCCGGGAGGTGATGTCACGGGCGACGATGAACGACGTCATCGCCTACGCGCGCCGGGTGCGTTTCGAGGTCATCGACATCACCGGCGGGGCTCCTGAGATGGTGCCGGACATCGAATACCTGATCGGGGAACTGGCGCCGCTGACCCCCCGCCTGATGCTGCGCTCCAATCTCACCGCATTGGGGCAGGAGGGGCGCGAACGACTGCTGGAGCTCTGCGTCCGGCAGCGGGTGGTCATTGTCTCCTCCTTCCCGGCCACCAACCCCGGCCAGACCGATTCCCAGCGGGGCCAGGGGGTCTGGGAGCAGAGCATCGCCATGCTCCGGCGCCTCAACGAGGAGGGTTACGGCATCGAGGGGAGCGGGCTGGAACTCGACCTGGTGGCCAATCCCGCCGGGGCCTTTCTGCCCACCTCCCAGCAGGAGGCCGAGCGCAAGTTCAAGCGCGATCTCGAGCGCAAGTTCGGCATCGTTTTCAATCACATCTACACCTTCGCCAACATGCCCCTGGGCCGATTCCGCGCCTGGTTGGAGAAATCCGGCAACTATCGCCCCTACATGGAAAAGCTGGCGCAGAGTTTCAACCCCTGCACGGTGTCCGGGCTGATGTGCCGCACCCTGGTTTCGGTCTCCTGGGACGGCTACCTCTACGATTGTGACTTCAACCAGGCCGAAGGGCTGCCCCTGGGGGGGGAGAAAA
This window encodes:
- a CDS encoding molybdopterin-dependent oxidoreductase; this encodes MVSLTIDGKTVSVPAGTTILEAARKIDIAIPTLCWLQKVSPTGACRICAVEITGVDRPMTACNTPVKDGIVVTTQSEKLSAIRRQLVEMVLVNHPLDCPVCDAGGECDLQNICYDLDVTSQPFEAEDVNHPTIDEWPLIQQVPSRCILCEKCVKVCHEAVGSSSLWLNDKGDRAFIDKHLELCEFCGSCVQVCPTGTMISKTFKFKARPWELRKTPSVCTYCGSQCQIDINVKNNQIYRVTSEDGVTVNDGQLCIGGFFGYGYVNSPKRLLRPSVRSAKGASVSEVGWDEALGTVAGKIRELCAAGGAGAIAGLGSARLTNEENYLFQKLFRAAIGSNNIDSEARFGALRALKTLDGALGLRGASNSMDRIGRAGAVLVFGSDVTAEAPAIDWQIEKACRKHDGKLVVANMRPVKLVRYAESFLNYRPGSEVALANALSRILLDKGLADEGFLARYLNNLDELKQHLQGIDLAEAAAATGLSLGNLEEAALYLGQADSVAVVFGGDITRSVGAEQKVLAIANLAMVCGALHGDVGGLFPVDEKGNMQGLLDMGVRPEALPGHQDYEAARGRFEQAWKVQLPKGGLDAQGILEGIEKGEIKLLYLAAVNPLVSFPESGRWRQALQKVDCLVVQDILASELTELADVVLPGTSFAEKSGSVTSLDQRVSCLGKALAPLGEAREDWDILTDLYNRVASRSRQLNPEAVLAEIKELAPLYSEVCFVGQGRCKPCLKEPFRLEEAALTYYPAQGGEAAGKGLELLAGKILFQFGTTSTAADGCLAVAPGGYIEMHPEDASACGVKEGDAVTLTSSVGSAKGAVRISQQTAKGLLFAPYHFADLNIQQIIPAGRNRVAVQVSKS
- a CDS encoding cupin domain-containing protein: MVTVFCDYKDKVDFNTEKANKVSLAETAHSRTTLWCLLPGQHIHPHVHAGDHIWVVLEGGGNFLSDDAPEAIGPGKVLVVPAGKSHGVENTGKQGLIFISVSAG
- a CDS encoding APC family permease; translated protein: MFDMFQRERPARPAGTRRFPPAQGRKLGTFLGVFTPTILTILGVIMYLRFGWVVGHVGLLKTLLIVVLANAITIITSLCLSAVATNSRVGVGGAYFIISRSLGLEIGGAIGLPLFLSQAFSVTLYAFGLAESLRFVWPGVPVQAAAFLIILAVGALAFRGAGAALRSQLPIMVLIALSLLALAGGALFHETPEAGALVAASGEVGFWAVFAVFFPAVTGIMAGLSLSGDLQDPRQAIPRGTLLATLTGFGVYLVVPVLLAMGSDIQSLREDPLVWTKIAVFGPWLVLPGLWGAIFSSAVGSMLGAPRTLQALAMDHLAPRQLATLAGKQQEPVLGLIVTLALALGAVFLGSLNTVATVVTMFFLTVYGTVNLVAALEKLSGNPSWRPRVQVHWAVSLAGALGCFAVMVLINLPASIAAVVIELSLWLLLKRRERKEDWGDVRRDVYEAIIRWALVRLSNRPMTARNWRPHVLAFVGNIERRLELVRYGAWFSEDRGVVTVAELVVGDLLDLDLDTHERQQQIDAILKREGIVAFGEVDVVQNIERGIVAVAQANGIAGIESNTVLLGWPDSQERLVHFLRVIRRLRRLHQSMLIGKVQPLGPSEEGKPRTIHVWWGGLQRNGDLMLLLAYLLSRNPDWRDAHIHIKSVASNQLMKEKTEGTLARLIPEIRINAEIEVMVKPEDVTVVDLIHRQSAAADLVFLGLAAPEPGEEEEYARRLAELAEGLPSFFFVHNGSLFIGELVSPKSAAPQTN
- a CDS encoding arsenosugar biosynthesis-associated peroxidase-like protein, whose protein sequence is MENYYDPADLPKFAEIGKEAPELAKKFFDYYGQVFAEGELTEREKALIALAVAHTVQCPYCIDAYTRACLEKGSNLGEMTEALHVVTAIRGGASLVHGMQMRRIAEKISM
- the arsS gene encoding arsenosugar biosynthesis radical SAM (seleno)protein ArsS (Some members of this family are selenoproteins.); the encoded protein is MKQEEPRQEPAGSRRSDLPAQDGAFSQSLQGHGLELVRGETHTLQVNVGLLCNQACRHCHLEAGPTRREVMSRATMNDVIAYARRVRFEVIDITGGAPEMVPDIEYLIGELAPLTPRLMLRSNLTALGQEGRERLLELCVRQRVVIVSSFPATNPGQTDSQRGQGVWEQSIAMLRRLNEEGYGIEGSGLELDLVANPAGAFLPTSQQEAERKFKRDLERKFGIVFNHIYTFANMPLGRFRAWLEKSGNYRPYMEKLAQSFNPCTVSGLMCRTLVSVSWDGYLYDCDFNQAEGLPLGGEKIHVAMMPGLPEPGTPIAVGDHCYACTAGSGFT